From Paracoccus suum, the proteins below share one genomic window:
- a CDS encoding ABC transporter ATP-binding protein, with amino-acid sequence MLEFDNVSKSFWTGRQRKVILDQASFRVELGNSMGILAPNGTGKTTLINMMCGLEKPDEGRIRADCRVSFPLGFMGGVVARLSGNENVRYIARIYGLDPDYAEAFCRWLCEIGEYFDQPVGTYSQGMRARLNFALLLSLEFDIYLIDEGMPLTTDANFNRKAGGVLFDRLKTSTVVVVSHQASTLEKFCRSAGVLRDGRLYMFETLDEAKQYYDYTA; translated from the coding sequence ATGCTGGAATTCGATAACGTTTCGAAATCGTTCTGGACCGGCCGGCAGCGCAAGGTGATCCTCGATCAGGCCTCGTTCCGGGTCGAGCTTGGCAACTCGATGGGTATCCTGGCGCCGAACGGCACCGGCAAGACGACCCTGATCAACATGATGTGTGGGCTGGAAAAGCCCGACGAGGGCCGCATCCGCGCCGATTGCCGCGTTTCCTTTCCCTTGGGTTTCATGGGCGGCGTGGTGGCGCGGCTCTCGGGCAACGAGAATGTGCGCTACATCGCCCGCATCTACGGCCTCGATCCCGACTATGCCGAGGCCTTCTGCCGCTGGCTGTGCGAGATCGGCGAATATTTCGACCAGCCGGTCGGCACCTACAGCCAAGGGATGCGGGCGCGGCTGAACTTTGCGTTGCTGCTGTCACTCGAGTTCGACATCTACCTCATCGACGAGGGGATGCCCCTGACCACCGACGCCAACTTCAATCGCAAGGCCGGGGGCGTGCTGTTCGACCGGCTCAAGACCTCAACCGTGGTGGTGGTCTCGCACCAGGCCTCTACCTTGGAAAAATTCTGCCGTAGCGCCGGCGTTCTGCGCGATGGACGGCTGTACATGTTCGAAACGCTCGACGAGGCGAAGCAGTATTATGACTACACCGCCTAA
- a CDS encoding acyl-CoA dehydrogenase family protein, with protein MAMPAMDFDLGEDVAALQDMVHRWAQDRAKPIAAEVDRTNVFPSELWREMGELGLLGITVPEEYGGSGMGYLAHTIAVEEIARASASISLSYGAHSNLCLNQLKLNATEAQKQHYLPKLCSGEWVGALAMSEPGAGSDVVGMSLRAEKRNDHYVLNGGKYWITNGPDADVVIVYAKTDPDAGSRGITAFLVDKGTAGFTQGPHFDKLGMRGSNTGELTFTDCAVPFENVLGEEGRGVRVLMSGLDYERLVLSGIGTGIMAACLDEVLPYVRERKQFGQPIGQFQLMQAKVADMYTALQTARAFAYSVAKTCDAGKVTRADAAAAVLYASEQAMVQAHQAVQALGGAGFLNDSVVSRLFRDAKLMEIGAGTSEIRRMLIGRELVGAK; from the coding sequence ATGGCCATGCCGGCGATGGATTTCGACCTGGGCGAGGATGTCGCGGCGCTGCAGGACATGGTCCACCGATGGGCTCAGGACCGGGCAAAGCCCATCGCCGCAGAAGTTGACCGCACGAATGTCTTTCCGTCCGAACTGTGGCGCGAGATGGGCGAGCTGGGCCTGCTCGGCATCACCGTCCCCGAGGAATACGGGGGCAGCGGCATGGGCTATCTGGCCCATACCATCGCGGTCGAGGAAATCGCCCGCGCCTCGGCCAGCATCAGCCTGTCTTATGGCGCTCATTCCAACCTGTGCCTGAACCAGCTGAAACTGAACGCCACCGAGGCGCAAAAGCAGCACTACCTGCCCAAGCTCTGCTCTGGCGAATGGGTCGGCGCGCTCGCCATGTCGGAGCCGGGCGCGGGCAGCGACGTCGTCGGCATGTCGCTGCGCGCCGAAAAGCGTAACGATCACTATGTGCTGAACGGCGGCAAATACTGGATAACCAACGGGCCCGATGCCGACGTTGTGATCGTCTATGCCAAGACCGACCCGGACGCGGGCAGCCGCGGCATCACTGCCTTTCTCGTCGACAAGGGCACGGCTGGCTTTACGCAAGGCCCGCATTTCGACAAGCTCGGCATGCGCGGGAGCAACACGGGCGAGCTGACCTTCACCGATTGCGCCGTGCCGTTCGAGAACGTGCTGGGCGAGGAGGGCCGCGGTGTCCGCGTGCTGATGTCCGGCCTCGATTACGAGCGGTTGGTGCTGTCGGGCATCGGTACAGGGATCATGGCCGCCTGCCTCGACGAGGTGCTGCCATATGTGCGCGAGCGCAAGCAGTTCGGTCAGCCCATCGGTCAGTTCCAACTGATGCAGGCCAAGGTGGCGGACATGTATACCGCGCTGCAGACCGCGCGCGCCTTTGCCTATTCGGTTGCCAAGACCTGCGACGCTGGCAAGGTGACGCGCGCCGATGCGGCGGCGGCGGTGCTCTATGCCTCGGAGCAGGCGATGGTGCAGGCGCATCAGGCTGTGCAGGCGTTGGGCGGCGCAGGTTTTCTGAACGACAGCGTGGTCAGTCGCCTCTTCCGCGACGCCAAGCTGATGGAAATCGGGGCAGGGACCTCGGAAATCCGGCGCATGCTGATCGGCCGCGAACTGGTAGGGGCGAAATGA
- a CDS encoding AMP-binding protein: MRPLQGPTLPPGDYAAMRAAFRWDLPPRLNMARQAILDRAAAEPARLAMLEWSPEGVTRHSYADLAEMTARLAAAIDPAPGDRVGVLRTQSAWTAAAHAAIWARGAISVPLFKLFGPEALALRLSDAGIATVITDPEGRAMLAGFELRVIVPEEDALLEAATLEAVDTGPQDPAVIIYTSGTTGAPKGALHAHRILTGHLPGVEMSHDRLFPGADVIWTPADWAWIGGLIDVAMPGLALGVPVVAARLPKFTAEAAAAVIADCGVTCAFLPPTALRLLRASDVRLPQLRSVGSAGEPLGVELLTWGRRALGVTINEFYGQTECNMVASGAGSLFAPTPGAIGRSVPGFDVTVIDAAGQPTQSEGEIAIRKGAASMMLGYWQNPKATAEKFHGDWLLTGDRGIMDDGYIRFIGRGDDVITSGGYRIGPTEIEDVLLKHPAVASAAVIGLPDPLRTEAVTACVVLRPGFVADAALAAELQDHARLCAAHSYPRAVHFLDALPMTVTGKVMRRELRAMLTEGGQPGAGRGKD; the protein is encoded by the coding sequence ATGCGCCCGCTGCAGGGTCCGACCTTGCCGCCCGGCGATTACGCGGCGATGCGCGCCGCGTTCCGCTGGGATCTGCCGCCACGCCTGAACATGGCGCGGCAGGCGATCCTCGACCGCGCCGCGGCCGAACCGGCGCGGCTGGCGATGCTGGAGTGGTCGCCCGAGGGGGTGACCCGCCACAGCTACGCCGATCTTGCCGAGATGACCGCGCGCCTTGCCGCCGCCATCGATCCCGCGCCGGGCGACCGGGTTGGCGTGCTGCGCACTCAGTCCGCCTGGACCGCCGCCGCCCATGCTGCGATCTGGGCGCGCGGCGCCATCAGCGTGCCGCTGTTCAAGCTGTTCGGCCCCGAGGCATTGGCCCTGCGCCTGTCGGACGCCGGCATCGCCACCGTCATCACCGATCCCGAAGGCCGGGCGATGCTGGCCGGGTTCGAGTTGCGCGTCATCGTCCCCGAGGAGGACGCGCTGCTGGAGGCCGCCACCCTTGAGGCCGTCGACACCGGCCCCCAGGATCCGGCGGTCATCATCTATACCTCGGGCACGACCGGCGCGCCCAAGGGGGCGCTGCACGCGCACCGCATCCTGACCGGCCATCTGCCGGGGGTCGAGATGAGCCACGACCGGCTATTCCCCGGCGCCGACGTGATCTGGACCCCGGCCGACTGGGCGTGGATCGGCGGGCTTATCGACGTGGCTATGCCGGGCCTCGCGCTCGGCGTGCCGGTAGTGGCCGCGCGCCTGCCCAAATTCACGGCCGAGGCGGCGGCCGCCGTGATCGCCGATTGCGGTGTCACCTGTGCCTTCCTGCCGCCGACCGCGCTGCGTCTGCTGCGCGCTTCGGACGTCCGCCTGCCGCAACTTCGCAGCGTCGGCTCGGCCGGTGAGCCTCTGGGGGTGGAGCTGCTGACCTGGGGCCGGCGCGCCCTCGGCGTCACGATCAACGAATTCTACGGCCAGACCGAATGCAACATGGTCGCCTCCGGCGCAGGCAGCCTGTTCGCCCCGACACCCGGCGCCATCGGCCGTAGCGTCCCCGGCTTTGACGTGACAGTGATCGACGCCGCGGGCCAGCCGACGCAGTCCGAGGGCGAGATCGCCATCAGGAAGGGCGCGGCCTCGATGATGCTCGGCTATTGGCAAAATCCCAAGGCAACGGCGGAAAAGTTCCACGGCGACTGGCTGCTGACCGGCGATCGCGGCATCATGGATGATGGCTATATCCGCTTTATTGGGCGCGGCGATGACGTCATAACGTCGGGCGGCTACCGCATCGGCCCGACCGAGATCGAGGATGTGCTGCTGAAACATCCGGCCGTCGCGTCTGCCGCCGTGATCGGCCTGCCCGATCCGCTGCGGACCGAGGCGGTGACCGCCTGCGTTGTTCTGCGCCCCGGGTTTGTCGCCGACGCCGCGCTCGCCGCCGAGTTGCAGGACCACGCCCGGCTGTGCGCCGCGCACAGTTATCCGCGGGCGGTGCATTTTCTGGACGCGCTGCCGATGACCGTGACCGGCAAGGTGATGCGACGCGAATTGCGCGCTATGCTGACTGAGGGCGGCCAGCCCGGCGCGGGCCGGGGGAAGGACTGA
- a CDS encoding lysozyme inhibitor LprI family protein: MRGALAAAALLMARPAFAGDPVGLDPAIHDRCLANAKSEGAVVDCAGQGVTACLAFWKERDPSRDPFIVRDVCTDAEHQLWEASLTTAYDALIASTKVSRPEAVADIREMERAWLAFRDARCKAEVGLFGHGTGGAIAEPECLMHETARQTALLRELGKG; the protein is encoded by the coding sequence ATGCGCGGGGCATTGGCAGCGGCGGCGCTGCTCATGGCGAGACCGGCGTTTGCCGGCGATCCGGTCGGCCTCGACCCTGCCATACACGACCGCTGCCTCGCCAATGCTAAAAGCGAAGGTGCGGTGGTCGACTGCGCGGGGCAGGGCGTGACCGCCTGCCTCGCTTTCTGGAAGGAACGCGATCCCTCGCGAGATCCCTTTATCGTCCGCGACGTCTGCACCGACGCCGAGCATCAACTGTGGGAGGCGAGCCTGACGACGGCCTATGATGCGCTGATCGCGAGCACAAAGGTCAGCCGCCCGGAGGCGGTTGCTGACATCCGCGAGATGGAGCGCGCCTGGCTCGCCTTTCGCGACGCGCGCTGCAAGGCGGAGGTCGGGCTTTTCGGCCACGGCACCGGCGGCGCCATTGCCGAGCCGGAATGCCTCATGCACGAGACTGCTCGGCAGACCGCGCTGCTGCGCGAACTTGGCAAGGGCTAG
- a CDS encoding lysozyme inhibitor LprI family protein — protein sequence MMRSAAGLFAGLAVAALTVMPLAAQQAAAPAPGQADAAPFDATITEACLSGRSDPSSRSGCIGIAAAHCLAASGEINDAPVYVRCYDAEAADWQARLTDVLGRLSSSGAASDTAEAAGPGSGRRAALEVAEAAWANWRDAECAFARRLAQGGGGEALAGASCVMRLTAERALMLEQTAQQQVGP from the coding sequence ATGATGCGCAGCGCGGCCGGGCTTTTCGCGGGTCTGGCGGTGGCAGCACTGACCGTAATGCCGCTTGCCGCGCAACAGGCAGCCGCTCCCGCGCCAGGCCAAGCGGATGCCGCGCCGTTTGACGCCACCATCACCGAGGCCTGCCTCAGCGGGCGCAGCGATCCATCCAGCCGCTCGGGCTGCATCGGCATTGCCGCCGCCCATTGCCTGGCCGCCTCGGGCGAGATCAACGACGCGCCAGTCTATGTGCGCTGCTATGATGCCGAGGCGGCTGACTGGCAGGCCCGGCTGACCGATGTTCTGGGCCGGCTGTCCTCCAGCGGGGCCGCCTCTGACACCGCCGAGGCTGCGGGTCCGGGCAGCGGCCGGCGCGCCGCGCTCGAGGTGGCCGAAGCGGCATGGGCAAACTGGCGCGACGCCGAATGTGCCTTTGCGCGCCGCCTGGCCCAGGGCGGCGGCGGCGAGGCCCTGGCCGGCGCCAGCTGCGTGATGCGCCTGACCGCCGAGCGCGCGCTGATGCTGGAGCAGACGGCGCAGCAACAGGTGGGTCCGTGA
- a CDS encoding acetyl-CoA carboxylase biotin carboxylase subunit has translation MFRKILIANRGEIACRVIDTCRRLGVTTVAVYSDADRAARHVAMADEAVHIGGPAPRDSYLRGDAIIAAARETGAEAIHPGYGFLSENPDFVDAVEAAGLVFIGPNARAIRAMGLKDAAKTLMAEAGVPVVPGYQGANQDADHLQRQADQIGYPVLIKAVAGGGGKGMRLVERAPDFAAALASAQGEAATAFGNPAVLIEKYIQQPRHIEVQVFGDGVRAVHLFERDCSLQRRHQKVIEEAPAPGMTPEMRKAMGKAATRAAEAIRYSGAGTIEFIVDASEGLHPDRFWFMEMNTRLQVEHPVTEAITGVDLVEWQLRVASGEFLPKRQDELSITGHAFEARLYAEDVPAGFLPATGRLAHLAFPQNARIETGVRQGDTISPWYDPMIAKVVTHGATRAIALRALETALVDTEVAGTTTNVDFLIALTRHEGFRRGEVDTGLIARDIAELTDAAQPDARTRALAVIGLAGLDDPAKVGGMTLWQPLRRTIAWGDADSGGEALLEVLGPGRAHVTVDGSTLDIAYTGGRWWVDGGPRRSRIVRHDAGVSVFGGRSLTLGLRDPLARQGAAGGGGLTLSPMPGLVKAVYVTAGDEVHAGDRLAVLEAMKMEHTLTAARDGTVAEVLAAAGDQVEAGAPLIRLEEDAP, from the coding sequence ATGTTTCGCAAGATCCTGATCGCCAATCGCGGCGAGATTGCCTGCCGCGTGATCGACACTTGCCGCCGTCTCGGCGTTACGACGGTCGCCGTCTACTCTGACGCCGACCGCGCCGCGCGCCACGTCGCGATGGCGGACGAGGCGGTCCATATCGGCGGCCCGGCGCCCCGCGACAGCTATCTGCGCGGCGACGCGATCATCGCCGCCGCCAGGGAAACCGGTGCCGAGGCGATCCATCCCGGCTATGGCTTCCTGTCCGAGAACCCTGATTTCGTTGATGCGGTGGAGGCGGCCGGGCTGGTGTTCATCGGCCCCAACGCTCGCGCCATCCGGGCCATGGGCCTCAAGGACGCGGCCAAGACGCTGATGGCCGAGGCCGGCGTTCCCGTCGTGCCGGGCTATCAGGGTGCCAATCAGGATGCCGACCACCTGCAGCGGCAGGCTGACCAGATCGGCTATCCGGTCCTAATCAAGGCGGTCGCGGGCGGCGGCGGCAAGGGCATGCGTCTGGTCGAGCGCGCCCCGGATTTCGCCGCCGCCCTTGCCAGCGCGCAAGGCGAGGCCGCGACCGCCTTTGGCAACCCTGCTGTTCTGATCGAGAAATACATCCAGCAACCCCGCCATATCGAGGTGCAGGTATTCGGCGACGGCGTGCGCGCGGTGCATCTGTTCGAGCGGGATTGCTCGCTGCAGCGCCGCCATCAGAAGGTGATCGAGGAAGCCCCGGCCCCCGGGATGACGCCGGAGATGCGCAAGGCGATGGGCAAGGCCGCCACCCGCGCGGCCGAGGCGATCCGCTATTCCGGCGCCGGCACCATCGAATTCATCGTCGACGCCAGCGAGGGCCTGCATCCAGACCGCTTCTGGTTCATGGAGATGAATACCCGCCTGCAGGTCGAACATCCCGTGACCGAGGCCATCACTGGCGTCGATCTGGTCGAATGGCAGCTGCGCGTCGCAAGTGGAGAATTCCTGCCCAAGCGGCAGGACGAGTTGTCGATCACCGGCCATGCCTTCGAGGCGCGCCTCTATGCCGAGGACGTGCCAGCCGGCTTCCTGCCAGCTACGGGCCGTCTGGCGCATCTGGCCTTCCCGCAGAATGCACGAATCGAGACCGGTGTGCGGCAGGGCGACACGATCAGCCCCTGGTATGATCCTATGATCGCGAAGGTTGTCACCCATGGCGCCACCCGCGCCATAGCGCTGCGGGCGCTGGAAACCGCGCTCGTCGATACCGAGGTTGCCGGCACCACCACCAATGTCGATTTCTTGATCGCCCTGACCCGGCACGAGGGTTTTCGCCGCGGCGAAGTCGACACGGGCCTGATCGCCCGCGACATCGCCGAGCTGACCGACGCTGCCCAGCCGGATGCGCGCACCCGCGCCCTCGCCGTCATCGGCCTGGCCGGGCTCGACGACCCGGCCAAGGTCGGCGGCATGACCCTGTGGCAGCCGTTGCGGCGCACCATCGCCTGGGGCGATGCCGACAGCGGTGGCGAGGCCTTGCTGGAGGTGCTGGGACCCGGCCGTGCCCATGTTACCGTCGACGGCAGCACGCTCGACATCGCCTATACGGGCGGGCGTTGGTGGGTCGACGGCGGCCCGCGCCGCTCGCGCATCGTGCGCCATGATGCTGGGGTCAGCGTCTTCGGCGGGCGATCGCTGACCCTTGGCCTGCGCGACCCGCTCGCCCGGCAGGGCGCGGCAGGCGGGGGCGGGCTGACGCTCTCGCCCATGCCGGGTCTGGTGAAGGCGGTCTATGTCACCGCCGGGGACGAGGTGCATGCCGGCGACCGCCTCGCGGTTC
- a CDS encoding HIT domain-containing protein, with protein MTAAETRYDPDNIFARVLRGEIPNETVAESTHALAFRDIRPQAPVHVLVIPKGPYVDAADFGARASDEEITDFARLLAKVAASEGVDPASGGSGFRTISNAGTHGVQEVPHYHVHVLGGATLGRMLPGM; from the coding sequence ATGACTGCTGCCGAAACCCGCTATGACCCGGACAATATCTTCGCGCGGGTCCTGCGTGGCGAGATTCCGAACGAGACCGTCGCCGAGTCCACCCATGCCCTGGCCTTTCGCGACATCCGCCCACAGGCGCCGGTCCATGTGCTGGTGATCCCAAAGGGTCCGTATGTCGACGCGGCCGATTTCGGCGCCCGCGCCTCGGACGAGGAGATCACCGATTTCGCGCGGCTTCTGGCCAAGGTCGCTGCCAGCGAGGGCGTCGACCCCGCCAGCGGCGGTAGTGGGTTTCGCACCATCAGCAACGCCGGCACGCATGGCGTGCAGGAGGTGCCGCATTACCACGTCCATGTCCTGGGCGGCGCGACGCTGGGCCGGATGCTGCCCGGTATGTGA
- a CDS encoding DUF5928 domain-containing protein yields the protein MAKIAFILLAHKDPDGVIAQAQRLTATGDFVAIHFDRRAPAAAFTAIKAALQGNQRVTFAARRHRCGWGAWSLVAATLEAVRAAVTAFPTATHFYMLSGDCLPIKSAEYVHDFLDKDDADYIESFDFFTSNWIKTGFRGERLHYRHWFNERTQSRLFYLSYEIQRRLKITRPVPKGIQVMIGSQWWCLRRQTIEKILGFCEERPDIVGFFKTTWIPDETFFQTLVPHLVARDQIRRRTLTFLMFSDYGMPVSFYDDHHDLLLGQDYLFARKISPQALDLRARLGALWAEKGRTFTITGEATALFDFLVSRGRVGRRFGGRFWERDQDLRRSHQLLMVVCKKWHVAKRLTAAIREGAGLAAVDYLFNEEDAGLPDLGGIEKSLGKRQRHRRALIRLLFQQLERRRLVICVDPHGAGMIADFISDRIETRVLLIETRLDVDYLRGHILRTGLAGAAPQPAAVERLLPMVRGELEQEVERVRDVAGDRLLTLDQDASAGHNAAQLGLFLGVETDEAAGILARVPGLFDD from the coding sequence GTGGCAAAGATCGCTTTTATCCTATTGGCGCACAAAGACCCCGATGGGGTGATCGCGCAGGCGCAGCGTCTGACCGCGACCGGCGATTTCGTCGCCATCCATTTCGACCGCCGCGCCCCCGCAGCCGCGTTCACCGCAATCAAAGCCGCCCTGCAGGGCAATCAGCGGGTGACCTTCGCCGCCCGGCGCCATCGCTGCGGTTGGGGGGCCTGGTCGCTGGTCGCCGCCACGCTGGAGGCGGTGCGCGCCGCGGTGACAGCCTTTCCGACGGCGACCCATTTCTACATGCTTTCGGGCGACTGCCTGCCCATCAAGTCCGCTGAGTATGTCCATGATTTCCTTGACAAGGACGACGCGGACTACATCGAAAGCTTTGATTTCTTTACGTCCAACTGGATCAAGACCGGCTTTCGCGGCGAGCGGCTGCACTATCGACACTGGTTCAACGAGCGCACCCAGTCGCGCCTGTTCTACCTGAGCTACGAGATCCAGCGCCGGCTGAAGATCACCCGGCCCGTGCCCAAGGGCATTCAGGTGATGATCGGCAGCCAGTGGTGGTGCCTGCGCCGCCAGACGATTGAGAAAATTCTCGGTTTCTGTGAGGAACGACCGGACATTGTTGGTTTTTTCAAGACCACCTGGATTCCGGACGAGACCTTCTTTCAAACGCTCGTCCCGCATCTCGTCGCTCGCGATCAGATCCGGCGGCGGACGCTGACCTTCCTGATGTTCTCCGATTACGGCATGCCGGTGTCGTTCTATGACGATCACCACGATCTGCTGCTGGGCCAAGATTACCTGTTCGCGCGCAAGATCAGCCCGCAGGCGCTGGACCTGCGCGCGCGGCTGGGCGCGCTCTGGGCGGAAAAGGGACGTACCTTTACCATCACCGGCGAGGCGACAGCGCTGTTTGACTTCCTCGTCTCGCGCGGCCGGGTCGGGCGGCGCTTTGGCGGCCGGTTCTGGGAACGCGACCAGGACCTGCGACGCAGTCACCAGTTGCTGATGGTAGTCTGCAAGAAGTGGCATGTCGCGAAGCGCCTCACGGCTGCCATTCGCGAGGGCGCCGGTCTTGCAGCAGTCGATTACCTCTTTAACGAAGAGGACGCTGGCTTGCCCGATCTGGGCGGAATCGAGAAAAGCCTGGGCAAGCGTCAACGTCACCGCCGGGCCCTGATCCGCCTGCTGTTCCAGCAACTCGAACGGCGGCGGCTGGTCATCTGCGTCGATCCGCACGGCGCAGGAATGATCGCCGATTTCATATCGGACCGGATCGAGACGAGGGTGCTGCTCATCGAAACCCGGCTCGACGTCGATTACCTGCGCGGCCACATCCTGCGCACGGGACTCGCCGGCGCCGCGCCCCAGCCCGCTGCGGTCGAGCGGCTGCTTCCCATGGTGCGTGGCGAGTTGGAGCAGGAGGTCGAGCGAGTGCGCGACGTTGCTGGTGATCGCCTGCTGACCCTCGACCAGGACGCAAGCGCGGGGCACAATGCCGCCCAGCTTGGCCTGTTCCTCGGGGTGGAGACCGACGAGGCGGCTGGAATCCTGGCCCGTGTGCCGGGGCTGTTCGACGACTGA
- a CDS encoding carboxyl transferase domain-containing protein — protein sequence MKLLTTAAPTSEAFRANRAAHLEMLELARQAVLAAAAGGGEAAMARHTSRGKMPPRERVANLLDPGSPFLEIGASAAHDMYDGAAPGAGLIAGIGRCMGQDVMVIANDATVKGGTYYPMTVKKHLRAQEIAEACHLPCVMLVDSGGANLPNQDEVFPDRDHFGRIFYNQAQMSAKGIAQIAVVMGSCTAGGAYVPAMSDVTIIVRDQGTIFLAGPPLVKAATGEVVSAEDLGGGDVHTRLSGVADYLAEDDAHALALARRAVANLNRRLPETVVWQSPEPPAYDPEEILGVVPADLRTPYDIREVIARTVDGSRFDEFKARFGETLVTGFAHIDGCPVGIVANNGVIFSEAAQKGAHFIELCSQRLIPLVFLQNVTGFMVGRKYENEGIARHGAKMVTAVATTSVPKITMLVGGSFGAGNYGMSGRAYSPRFLWTWPNSRISVMGGEQAAGVLATVRREGIERKGGTWSAEDEAEFKRPTIEMFERQSHPLYATARLWDDGIIDPRKTREVLALSLRASLNAPIEPTRFGLFRM from the coding sequence ATGAAACTGCTCACCACGGCCGCGCCCACCTCCGAGGCATTCCGCGCCAACCGCGCAGCCCATCTGGAGATGCTGGAACTCGCGCGGCAGGCCGTGCTTGCAGCGGCGGCGGGCGGGGGCGAGGCGGCAATGGCGCGCCACACCTCGCGCGGCAAGATGCCCCCGCGTGAGCGGGTGGCGAACCTGCTGGACCCCGGCAGCCCTTTCCTCGAAATCGGCGCGAGCGCGGCCCATGACATGTATGACGGTGCTGCCCCGGGGGCGGGCCTGATCGCGGGCATCGGCCGCTGCATGGGCCAGGACGTGATGGTGATCGCCAACGATGCCACCGTGAAGGGTGGCACCTACTATCCGATGACCGTCAAGAAGCACCTGCGCGCGCAAGAGATCGCCGAGGCCTGCCATCTGCCTTGCGTCATGCTGGTCGATTCGGGCGGCGCGAACTTGCCAAATCAGGATGAGGTCTTTCCCGACCGCGACCATTTCGGCCGGATCTTCTACAATCAGGCGCAGATGTCGGCCAAGGGGATCGCCCAGATCGCCGTGGTCATGGGCTCGTGCACCGCAGGCGGGGCCTATGTGCCTGCGATGTCCGATGTGACGATCATCGTGCGCGACCAGGGCACCATCTTTCTGGCCGGCCCGCCGCTGGTCAAGGCCGCCACCGGCGAGGTCGTCAGCGCCGAGGATCTGGGCGGCGGCGACGTGCACACGCGCCTCTCGGGCGTTGCCGACTACCTGGCCGAGGATGACGCCCATGCCCTCGCGCTCGCCCGCCGCGCGGTTGCCAACCTGAACCGCCGCCTTCCTGAAACCGTCGTCTGGCAATCGCCCGAACCCCCGGCCTATGACCCCGAGGAGATTCTCGGCGTCGTGCCCGCCGACCTGCGCACCCCCTATGACATCCGCGAGGTCATCGCCCGCACCGTTGACGGCAGCCGCTTTGACGAGTTCAAGGCCCGCTTCGGCGAGACGCTGGTCACCGGATTTGCCCATATCGACGGCTGCCCGGTTGGCATCGTCGCCAACAACGGTGTCATCTTCAGCGAGGCCGCGCAGAAGGGCGCACACTTCATAGAGTTGTGCAGTCAGCGCCTCATCCCGTTGGTCTTCCTGCAGAATGTGACCGGCTTCATGGTCGGCCGGAAATACGAGAACGAGGGCATCGCCCGCCACGGCGCCAAGATGGTGACGGCGGTTGCGACCACCAGCGTGCCCAAGATCACCATGCTCGTTGGCGGCAGCTTCGGGGCGGGAAACTACGGTATGTCCGGCCGGGCCTATTCGCCCCGCTTCCTGTGGACCTGGCCGAACAGCCGCATCAGCGTCATGGGCGGCGAGCAGGCGGCGGGCGTTCTGGCCACCGTTCGCCGAGAGGGCATCGAGCGCAAGGGCGGGACATGGTCGGCCGAGGACGAGGCCGAGTTCAAGCGCCCCACGATCGAGATGTTCGAGCGCCAGTCCCACCCCCTCTACGCCACGGCGCGCCTGTGGGATGACGGGATCATCGATCCGCGCAAGACTCGCGAGGTGTTGGCCCTCTCACTGCGCGCCAGCCTCAATGCCCCGATCGAGCCGACGCGCTTTGGCCTGTTCAGGATGTGA